The following are from one region of the Nostoc cf. commune SO-36 genome:
- a CDS encoding Uma2 family endonuclease, which produces MKTLAKWSVDDYHRMVEAGILRGRHLELLAGEIVEMSPETPIHYTTAKRGAKYLEELLSGKADVRFNGAITLSESEPEPDIAIVRLPESSYSDRHPAAKDIFWIVEVANTSLNKDLEIKAAIYATAEIQEYWVLSLSAKQMIVFRNPQDGKYVEEYTIKQGTITPLAFADVTVSVQRLLP; this is translated from the coding sequence ATGAAAACCCTGGCTAAATGGTCTGTAGACGACTATCACCGCATGGTTGAGGCGGGCATTCTGCGTGGTCGTCATCTAGAACTGCTAGCAGGCGAAATTGTTGAAATGAGTCCAGAAACCCCAATTCACTACACCACAGCAAAACGGGGTGCAAAATATTTAGAAGAATTGCTCTCAGGTAAAGCTGATGTCCGCTTCAATGGGGCCATTACACTATCCGAGTCGGAACCCGAACCTGATATTGCGATTGTTCGACTTCCAGAATCATCCTACAGCGATCGCCATCCTGCTGCTAAAGATATTTTCTGGATTGTAGAAGTTGCCAACACTAGCTTAAACAAGGACTTGGAGATTAAGGCTGCGATTTATGCGACGGCTGAGATTCAAGAATATTGGGTTTTAAGTTTATCTGCTAAACAGATGATTGTGTTCAGAAACCCTCAAGATGGTAAGTATGTTGAAGAATATACTATTAAGCAAGGAACGATTACACCATTAGCGTTTGCAGATGTTACAGTGTCCGTTCAGAGACTTTTGCCATAG
- a CDS encoding Uma2 family endonuclease, giving the protein MSATKDFDLPKDVIFPPGDLYSDEPPLESELHLRQIILLLQCLELWWQNRNDFYAAGNLTIYYSPRQRKSEDFRGPDFFVALGCERKVRKSWVVWQEDGKYPNIIVELLSESTAAIDKGLKKQIFQDIFRTPEYFWFDPNNLEFAGFILVGGTYQPIESNPQGWLWSQQLSLYLGVHENKLRYFTPEGQLIPTPEELAQQQTQRAEQEKQRAEQEKQRAEQEKQRAEQEKQRADHLAAKLQELNIDPENF; this is encoded by the coding sequence ATGTCCGCCACCAAAGATTTTGACCTCCCAAAAGATGTAATATTTCCTCCAGGAGACTTATATAGTGACGAACCGCCCTTGGAAAGTGAATTACATCTACGCCAAATAATTCTGCTATTACAATGTTTGGAATTGTGGTGGCAAAATCGCAATGATTTTTATGCTGCGGGTAATCTGACAATTTACTACAGTCCCCGTCAGCGTAAGTCAGAAGACTTCCGGGGGCCAGATTTTTTTGTCGCCCTGGGGTGTGAACGCAAAGTTCGTAAAAGTTGGGTAGTATGGCAAGAAGATGGCAAATATCCCAATATCATTGTCGAGCTTCTGTCTGAATCCACAGCAGCGATTGACAAAGGTTTAAAAAAACAAATTTTTCAAGATATTTTTCGCACTCCCGAATACTTCTGGTTTGACCCAAATAATTTAGAATTTGCTGGGTTTATTTTAGTTGGGGGTACTTATCAACCCATAGAATCTAACCCTCAAGGTTGGTTGTGGAGTCAGCAACTAAGTTTGTATTTAGGTGTTCATGAAAATAAATTGCGTTATTTCACCCCAGAAGGGCAGCTAATTCCCACACCTGAAGAGCTTGCTCAACAACAGACGCAACGTGCCGAACAAGAAAAACAACGTGCTGAACAAGAAAAACAACGTGCTGAACAAGAAAAACAACGTGCTGAACAAGAAAAACAAAGAGCCGATCATTTAGCAGCAAAACTGCAAGAACTAAATATTGATCCAGAAAACTTTTGA
- a CDS encoding chlorophyll a/b-binding protein, with translation MSGFNNPAPIVSEDPNAVRFGFTPQSENWNGRLAMIGFLSAILIEAFTGQGLLHFWGIL, from the coding sequence ATGTCAGGTTTTAACAATCCTGCGCCTATTGTTTCAGAAGATCCTAATGCTGTGCGTTTTGGCTTCACTCCTCAGAGTGAAAATTGGAACGGTCGTCTTGCAATGATTGGTTTTCTATCTGCGATTTTGATTGAAGCTTTCACTGGTCAAGGCTTACTCCATTTCTGGGGTATTCTCTAA
- the fdhD gene encoding formate dehydrogenase accessory sulfurtransferase FdhD, giving the protein MNTRTGSKTKAQVWVVENGKMRSRLDQLTTEEPLEIRLAPFQKTVAVTMRTPGADFDLAAGFLYSEGVVNHREDIRRISYCVDELVDGEQRHNIVNVELRDGLIPDLQPLERHFYTSSACGVCGKASLEALRLRGCPVIPSGPTITPEIIYSLPDKLRAAQGIFTATGGLHAAATFDAQGQLLNLREDVGRHNALDKLIGTALLSDELPLNNCIVLVSGRSSFEILQKSTTAGVPIVCSVSAPSSLAVSVAKEFGITLIGFLRGKRFNIYTGLQRINTA; this is encoded by the coding sequence ATGAATACACGAACTGGCAGTAAAACCAAAGCGCAAGTTTGGGTAGTGGAAAATGGTAAAATGCGATCGCGTTTAGACCAACTCACCACCGAAGAACCTTTAGAAATTCGCCTCGCCCCTTTTCAGAAGACGGTAGCTGTAACTATGCGGACACCAGGGGCAGATTTTGACCTCGCTGCTGGTTTCCTCTACAGTGAAGGAGTCGTTAACCACAGAGAAGATATCCGACGTATCAGCTACTGTGTGGATGAATTAGTAGATGGTGAGCAACGCCATAACATCGTCAATGTAGAACTGCGGGATGGGTTGATTCCAGACTTACAGCCTTTGGAGCGTCATTTTTATACTAGTAGCGCCTGTGGGGTGTGTGGTAAAGCTAGCCTTGAGGCTTTGCGTTTGCGGGGATGTCCAGTAATTCCTTCTGGCCCAACGATAACACCTGAAATCATCTATAGTTTGCCAGACAAACTCCGCGCTGCTCAAGGTATCTTCACAGCTACAGGAGGTTTGCACGCTGCGGCTACCTTTGATGCACAAGGACAATTGTTAAACCTGCGTGAGGATGTTGGGCGACACAATGCTTTGGATAAATTGATTGGTACAGCTTTGCTTAGTGACGAGTTACCTTTAAATAATTGTATTGTGTTGGTGAGCGGACGCTCTAGTTTTGAGATTTTGCAAAAGTCTACAACTGCTGGAGTTCCCATTGTCTGTTCTGTTTCCGCTCCCAGTAGTTTGGCGGTGTCTGTCGCCAAAGAATTCGGGATTACTTTAATTGGATTCCTGCGCGGAAAACGGTTCAATATTTACACTGGTTTGCAAAGAATAAATACTGCTTAA
- a CDS encoding RluA family pseudouridine synthase: MVVLHPLSDFIDCDFAISNSSCSYWYEGRCPQSGNRLKLPRTSMSEAIAHGLMQQLANNECYSHEGKMYGILLVELPNGEQRVLKAFSGLLNGCSVVEGWVPPIPGRDEVALEEGRTLAQLEAIKQEIITLKQLTERQQYEILFNDFEQQLQAMSDRHRHCKHQRQEKRQQIYNTLTQEALTIALEQLDEESRQQGIERRQLKRQQNAVLQPLQQVIAATDARISELKQQRKALSGQLQAQMHASYSLTNFSGRSQSLQELMPGGSPTGTGDCCAPKLLHYAATHNLKPLAMAEFWWGASSVNQDKIQGEFYGACAERCQPLMGFLLSGLKPISIPNKDFNTTTHSRNSSVFDSDEKRCNFPAFSPIKREIPILYEDEWLIAVNKPAGLLSIPGRYRDRQDSVLSRLRHLLPDGMALASVHRLDQETSGILLLARDRLTHRQLSQQFQQRQVHKVYEAILFGAVTVDEGVIDLPLWGDPENRPYQKVDWQHGKPCLTHFQVMAREGDYTRVQFTPLTGRTHQLRVHAADTRGLGVTILGDRLYGCCAVTSRLHLHARELRFKHLQLRQTLHLQANTPF; the protein is encoded by the coding sequence ATGGTAGTTTTGCACCCACTTTCAGATTTTATCGACTGCGATTTTGCCATCAGCAATTCATCTTGTAGCTATTGGTACGAAGGGCGTTGTCCGCAAAGTGGCAATCGCCTAAAATTACCCCGCACTTCAATGTCCGAAGCGATCGCTCACGGACTAATGCAACAACTTGCCAACAATGAATGTTATTCTCACGAAGGCAAGATGTATGGAATACTATTAGTTGAACTGCCTAATGGCGAACAACGGGTACTAAAAGCCTTCTCCGGTCTTTTGAATGGTTGTAGTGTAGTTGAGGGCTGGGTTCCACCAATTCCCGGAAGAGACGAAGTTGCTTTAGAGGAAGGCCGGACTTTGGCACAGTTGGAGGCGATTAAGCAAGAAATTATTACCTTGAAGCAACTGACTGAACGCCAGCAGTATGAAATCCTGTTTAATGACTTTGAGCAGCAGTTACAAGCAATGAGCGATCGCCATCGCCATTGCAAACATCAACGACAGGAAAAACGTCAGCAAATCTACAATACACTTACTCAAGAAGCACTCACGATTGCCCTTGAACAACTCGACGAAGAAAGTCGTCAGCAGGGAATTGAGCGGCGACAACTTAAACGCCAGCAAAATGCCGTATTACAGCCCTTACAACAGGTAATTGCAGCGACGGATGCGCGAATTAGCGAACTGAAACAACAGCGTAAAGCACTGTCTGGTCAATTGCAAGCTCAGATGCACGCTAGCTACAGCCTGACTAATTTTTCTGGGCGATCGCAATCATTACAGGAATTGATGCCAGGAGGTTCGCCCACCGGCACAGGAGACTGTTGTGCCCCAAAGTTGCTTCATTATGCGGCAACACATAATCTCAAACCATTGGCAATGGCAGAATTTTGGTGGGGTGCGTCTTCCGTAAATCAGGATAAAATTCAGGGAGAGTTTTACGGAGCGTGTGCCGAGCGCTGTCAGCCATTGATGGGGTTTTTGCTCTCAGGCTTAAAACCTATTTCAATCCCTAATAAGGATTTTAATACAACAACACATTCTCGTAACTCCAGTGTGTTTGACTCCGATGAAAAACGTTGTAATTTCCCAGCCTTCTCTCCTATTAAGAGAGAAATCCCTATTCTTTATGAAGATGAATGGCTGATTGCTGTAAACAAACCTGCTGGGTTACTTTCGATACCTGGCCGTTATCGCGATCGCCAAGATAGTGTTTTGAGTCGGTTACGTCATCTTTTACCAGATGGCATGGCGCTTGCATCTGTGCATCGCCTAGATCAAGAAACATCTGGTATTTTGTTGTTAGCACGCGATCGCCTTACCCATCGACAACTTAGCCAACAGTTTCAGCAACGCCAAGTTCACAAGGTTTATGAAGCCATACTTTTTGGCGCTGTGACAGTTGACGAAGGTGTGATTGATTTGCCATTGTGGGGAGATCCGGAAAATCGTCCTTATCAAAAAGTTGATTGGCAGCACGGTAAACCCTGCTTGACACACTTCCAAGTAATGGCGAGAGAAGGAGACTATACCCGCGTCCAATTTACGCCGCTCACAGGGCGAACTCATCAATTAAGGGTGCATGCGGCTGATACACGAGGACTTGGGGTAACTATTTTAGGCGATCGCCTTTATGGATGCTGTGCAGTTACTAGTCGATTACATCTCCACGCTAGAGAACTCCGCTTCAAGCATTTACAATTGAGACAAACGCTGCATTTACAAGCAAATACACCGTTTTAA
- a CDS encoding FdhF/YdeP family oxidoreductase yields the protein MLPKPKKHWTPQHWASWKPFGIGEQYPNNYWEVFRAIWLSRDKLPYAWNILDKGVCDGCALGTTGMKDWTLDGIHLCNVRLRLLRMNTMPAFDAVLLADVSQLQKQKSAQLRDLGRLPYPMIRQRGEKGFRRVSWDEALGVISDRIHSTTPDRLSFYVTSRGTVNETYYATQKAVRAMGSNNIDNAARICHSPSTAGLKAALGAGATTCSYKDWIGTDLLVFIGSNVANNQPVTVKYLHYAKKAGTKIVVINTYREPGMERYWVPSIVESAVFGTKFAEDFFLINMGGDIAFLNGTIKHIIANNWVDQSFIDLYTDGFAQLKASLENQSWEELERLSGTSRESMYAFAKMVKEANKAVFVWSMGITQHECGEDNVRSIINLALTKGFVGREGCGLMPIRGHSGVQGGAEMGCYATVFPGGKPITPENAAQLSQHWGFEVPASKGLIAPEMINAAHQGQLDVLVSVGGNFLEVLPEPDYVEAALKQIPLRVHIDIVLSSQMLVEPADTVVLLPATTRYEIPGGVTETNTERRVIFSPEIPGPRIGEARPEWEVFLELARRVKPDLADKLAFVDTAAIRQEIAQVVPQYAGIQHLQQAGDQFQYGGSHLCFGWNFPTPDGKAHFGVLVPRERELPEGYFLLATRRGKQFNSMVQERKDAITGAMREAVLMNAADAALLGLKDSDRVILKNDLGELFCQVYIAPIQSGNLQVHWPEGNVLLDKSKRSLEGVPDYNAIVRLEKI from the coding sequence ATGTTACCCAAACCCAAAAAACACTGGACACCCCAGCACTGGGCAAGTTGGAAACCCTTTGGCATTGGCGAACAGTACCCCAACAATTATTGGGAAGTATTTCGGGCAATTTGGTTGTCTCGTGACAAACTACCTTATGCGTGGAATATTCTCGATAAGGGTGTCTGTGATGGTTGCGCTCTTGGAACAACTGGGATGAAGGATTGGACTTTAGATGGTATCCATCTCTGCAATGTCCGGTTGCGGCTGTTGCGGATGAATACGATGCCAGCTTTTGATGCTGTGTTATTGGCAGATGTTTCGCAGTTACAAAAGCAAAAAAGTGCCCAATTACGTGACTTGGGAAGACTCCCTTACCCGATGATTCGTCAACGAGGAGAAAAAGGCTTTCGACGTGTGAGTTGGGATGAAGCTTTAGGGGTAATTAGCGATCGCATCCACTCCACTACACCAGACCGCCTCAGTTTCTATGTTACCAGTCGCGGCACTGTCAACGAAACTTATTATGCCACCCAAAAAGCTGTGCGGGCAATGGGAAGCAATAATATTGATAACGCTGCTCGCATTTGCCATTCTCCCAGCACGGCGGGATTGAAAGCTGCTCTTGGTGCAGGGGCTACGACTTGTTCTTATAAAGACTGGATTGGTACTGATTTATTAGTTTTCATTGGCTCCAATGTTGCTAATAATCAGCCTGTTACCGTTAAATATCTCCATTATGCAAAAAAAGCTGGCACAAAGATTGTAGTTATTAATACTTACCGCGAACCAGGAATGGAGCGCTACTGGGTTCCCTCAATTGTAGAAAGTGCCGTTTTCGGTACAAAGTTTGCCGAAGACTTCTTCTTAATCAACATGGGCGGGGATATAGCATTTTTGAATGGCACTATTAAACATATAATTGCTAACAACTGGGTAGACCAGTCATTTATAGATTTATATACAGATGGCTTTGCCCAACTCAAAGCATCGTTAGAAAATCAATCTTGGGAAGAATTAGAGCGACTTTCTGGTACATCGCGCGAGTCAATGTACGCCTTTGCCAAAATGGTCAAAGAAGCGAATAAAGCCGTATTTGTTTGGAGTATGGGTATTACTCAGCATGAATGCGGCGAAGATAATGTGCGAAGTATCATTAACTTAGCTCTCACCAAAGGTTTTGTCGGTCGGGAAGGCTGCGGTTTAATGCCAATTCGTGGCCACTCTGGGGTGCAGGGTGGTGCTGAAATGGGATGTTACGCCACAGTATTTCCTGGTGGTAAACCTATCACTCCAGAAAATGCTGCTCAATTGAGTCAGCATTGGGGCTTTGAAGTGCCAGCTAGTAAAGGTTTAATTGCTCCAGAAATGATTAACGCTGCACATCAGGGGCAATTAGATGTGTTGGTTTCCGTGGGTGGAAATTTTTTAGAAGTGCTGCCAGAACCAGATTATGTCGAAGCGGCGCTGAAGCAAATACCGCTACGGGTACATATAGATATTGTTCTCTCCAGCCAAATGTTGGTCGAACCTGCTGATACTGTGGTGCTTTTACCTGCGACGACTCGCTACGAAATACCAGGGGGAGTAACAGAAACTAACACCGAACGCCGCGTAATTTTCAGTCCAGAGATTCCGGGGCCGCGTATTGGAGAAGCGCGTCCTGAGTGGGAAGTATTTTTAGAATTGGCAAGGCGGGTAAAACCAGATTTGGCAGATAAGCTGGCTTTTGTTGACACAGCTGCTATCCGTCAAGAAATTGCTCAAGTTGTCCCACAATATGCTGGTATTCAACACTTACAGCAAGCTGGCGATCAGTTTCAATATGGTGGCTCACATTTGTGCTTTGGTTGGAATTTCCCTACACCAGATGGAAAGGCACATTTTGGGGTATTAGTGCCACGCGAAAGAGAATTACCAGAAGGCTATTTCTTATTAGCAACGCGCCGAGGCAAACAATTTAATAGTATGGTGCAAGAACGTAAGGATGCAATTACTGGGGCGATGCGAGAGGCGGTGCTAATGAATGCTGCTGATGCTGCACTGTTGGGTTTAAAAGATAGCGATCGCGTCATTCTTAAGAATGATTTAGGCGAGTTATTCTGTCAAGTCTACATTGCGCCAATTCAGTCAGGAAACTTGCAAGTACATTGGCCAGAAGGGAATGTGCTACTAGATAAAAGTAAGCGATCGCTAGAAGGTGTACCTGATTATAATGCGATCGTGCGTCTGGAAAAAATCTGA
- the aroA gene encoding 3-phosphoshikimate 1-carboxyvinyltransferase: MDTIEIPALNRPVDATVEIPGSKSLTNRALLVAALAQGDSILENALFSEDSEYFAKCVEQLGIPITLNPHLAQIQVAGRGGDIPAKQADLFVGLAGTAARFISALVALGNGEYRLDGVPRMRERPMGDMLTVLQTGGATVNFEGNSGFMPYTVYSQGFAGGNFRLKANQTSQQLSALLMIAPYAQQDTSIEVEGTLVSQSYVKMTCRLMADFGVEVIQIGDNQFQIKAGQRYQARHYTVEPDASNASYFFAAAAVTGGRVRVKHLTKQSCQGDILWLNVLEQMGCQIKDSDDYTEVTGPKQLQGIDIDMNDISDLVQTLGAIAPFASSPITIRNVEHIRYKETDRIKAVVTELRRLGVKVEEFADRLRIEPGPITPAAIETYHDHRMAMAFAVTGLKVPGIVIKDPGCTAKTFPDYFTRFFKMIEQ, from the coding sequence GTGGATACCATTGAAATTCCTGCTCTAAATCGGCCAGTAGATGCCACAGTAGAAATTCCCGGTTCTAAAAGTCTTACCAATCGGGCGCTGCTTGTCGCTGCTTTGGCGCAAGGTGATTCCATTTTAGAAAATGCTTTATTTAGTGAAGATAGCGAGTATTTTGCCAAATGCGTAGAGCAATTGGGCATTCCTATTACGCTAAATCCTCATCTGGCACAGATTCAAGTGGCGGGAAGGGGAGGCGACATTCCAGCTAAACAGGCAGATTTATTTGTGGGTTTGGCAGGTACAGCAGCACGGTTTATATCGGCGCTGGTGGCACTGGGGAACGGCGAATATCGTTTAGATGGCGTTCCCCGAATGCGAGAACGGCCGATGGGTGACATGCTGACGGTGCTGCAAACGGGTGGAGCAACCGTTAACTTTGAGGGAAACTCTGGGTTTATGCCCTACACCGTCTATAGCCAGGGATTCGCTGGTGGAAATTTTCGGTTGAAAGCTAACCAAACAAGTCAGCAACTTTCGGCATTGCTGATGATTGCGCCTTATGCTCAACAAGATACGAGCATTGAAGTTGAGGGGACATTAGTTTCTCAATCTTACGTCAAAATGACCTGTCGTCTGATGGCAGATTTTGGGGTGGAAGTGATTCAAATCGGCGATAATCAGTTTCAGATCAAAGCCGGTCAACGTTACCAAGCTCGACATTATACAGTAGAACCTGATGCGTCAAATGCCTCTTACTTTTTTGCTGCCGCCGCCGTCACGGGTGGACGAGTGCGAGTCAAACATTTGACCAAACAATCCTGTCAGGGTGATATTTTGTGGCTGAATGTTTTAGAACAGATGGGTTGCCAAATTAAGGATTCGGATGATTACACCGAAGTGACGGGGCCAAAGCAATTGCAAGGCATCGACATTGATATGAATGATATATCGGATTTAGTGCAAACATTAGGAGCGATCGCGCCTTTTGCCAGTTCACCGATTACTATTCGTAACGTAGAACATATTCGATATAAGGAAACCGATCGGATTAAAGCTGTTGTTACAGAGTTGCGTCGGCTAGGAGTCAAGGTTGAAGAATTCGCAGATAGACTGAGAATTGAGCCTGGCCCCATTACCCCGGCGGCGATTGAAACTTATCACGATCATCGAATGGCGATGGCTTTTGCTGTCACTGGTTTAAAGGTTCCAGGGATTGTAATTAAAGATCCTGGCTGTACAGCGAAGACTTTTCCAGATTACTTTACCCGATTCTTCAAAATGATAGAACAATAA
- a CDS encoding PEP-CTERM sorting domain-containing protein: MKLVPKLLVAATLTLGFATVDAKSASAAILNYAFTVDSPVTKGNGFFSFDDSTFSNDYNPEANIKSLSFKFDGDSTVYTEQDDANYPNFPVVFPTTSLTGETYLALDYHFNDKANPSSSISYEIIGEDFTAYSRTSLNAEPISGRVSYRQVPESTPLIGVLFASSLGWMMKRKVVSMKKVKI; this comes from the coding sequence ATGAAATTGGTTCCAAAATTATTGGTTGCTGCTACTCTTACTTTAGGTTTTGCTACCGTAGATGCCAAATCTGCATCTGCCGCAATTCTTAATTACGCTTTCACAGTTGATAGCCCAGTAACTAAGGGAAATGGCTTTTTTAGCTTTGATGACTCAACCTTTAGTAATGACTATAATCCCGAAGCTAACATTAAGTCACTCTCTTTCAAATTTGATGGCGACTCTACTGTTTACACTGAACAAGATGATGCCAACTACCCAAATTTCCCTGTTGTCTTTCCAACCACATCCTTAACAGGAGAAACATATTTGGCATTAGATTATCATTTTAATGATAAAGCTAATCCTTCCAGTTCTATCAGTTATGAAATTATTGGTGAGGATTTTACAGCTTACTCTAGAACTTCTCTAAATGCTGAACCCATATCTGGGAGAGTTTCTTATAGACAAGTACCTGAATCTACACCTTTAATTGGCGTTTTATTTGCTTCTAGTCTTGGCTGGATGATGAAGAGAAAAGTAGTATCAATGAAAAAGGTTAAAATCTAA
- a CDS encoding alkaline phosphatase D family protein, with product MVNYRNFEQFLHSRMKRRNLIIGAGALSGLAIANQFSSQRAIAKSRFSNYPFTLGVASGEPYSTSVVIWTRLAPEPLNGGGMPPVNVPIRWEIGTDPDMRRIVSRGTVLAAPELAHSVRVVVEGLQSDTWYWYRFLVGQDSSPIGRTRTAPLANSYLSKFNFGLVSCQNYQQGFYTAYKYLAQEDLDLVVHVGDYIYEGGISNNGPRQHNSSEILTLEDYRNRYALYKSDTNLQAAHAAFPWIVTWDDHEVENNYANNISEVDTEPDQDRAIFLQRRAIAYQVYYEHMPLRPFSRPVGPDMQLYRRLSFGNLATFHVLDTRQYRTDQPCGDGTKERCPENLDPKATITGKAQEDWLFNGLSNSQSKWNVLAQQVPIAQRDTTPGPGGTYSMDKWDGYVASRDRLMAFLGQRKPSNPVSLAGDVHSHWAMNLKANFDRPESATLGSEFVCSSISSGGDGADTTPAVEAYLPDNPHIKFFNGQRGYVRCALTPTTWKSDYLVMSNVTTPNGTISKRASFVVENGRPEIQQA from the coding sequence ATGGTAAATTACCGGAATTTTGAGCAGTTCTTGCACAGTCGAATGAAACGACGCAACTTAATTATCGGTGCAGGAGCATTGTCTGGTTTAGCGATCGCTAATCAATTTTCTTCTCAACGCGCGATCGCTAAAAGCAGATTTTCCAATTATCCTTTTACCTTGGGCGTAGCGTCGGGTGAACCCTATTCTACTAGCGTAGTGATCTGGACTCGTCTGGCTCCCGAACCCTTAAACGGAGGTGGAATGCCACCTGTAAATGTGCCAATTCGCTGGGAAATAGGAACTGATCCCGACATGAGACGGATTGTCTCTAGAGGTACGGTACTAGCAGCCCCAGAACTAGCTCACTCAGTTAGAGTTGTAGTAGAAGGACTCCAATCTGATACTTGGTACTGGTATCGTTTTCTTGTTGGACAAGACTCTAGCCCCATTGGTCGTACTCGGACAGCGCCTCTAGCAAATAGCTATTTGAGTAAATTTAACTTTGGTCTAGTCTCCTGCCAAAACTATCAACAGGGATTCTATACCGCCTACAAATATCTAGCACAGGAAGACCTCGATTTAGTAGTGCATGTTGGCGATTACATCTATGAAGGGGGAATCTCCAACAATGGCCCTAGACAACACAATAGTTCAGAAATTCTCACCTTAGAAGATTACCGCAACCGTTACGCCCTCTATAAAAGCGATACCAATCTGCAAGCAGCTCATGCAGCCTTTCCTTGGATTGTTACCTGGGATGACCACGAGGTAGAAAACAATTACGCCAACAACATCTCAGAAGTTGATACTGAACCAGATCAGGATCGGGCAATTTTCCTCCAACGGCGAGCTATTGCTTATCAGGTTTACTACGAACACATGCCACTGCGACCCTTCTCGCGTCCTGTTGGCCCCGATATGCAACTTTATCGTCGGCTCTCCTTTGGTAACTTAGCTACCTTCCATGTTCTAGATACCCGCCAATATCGCACCGATCAGCCCTGTGGTGATGGCACCAAAGAACGTTGCCCAGAAAATTTAGATCCGAAGGCAACGATTACTGGTAAGGCGCAGGAGGATTGGTTATTTAATGGTTTAAGTAATTCACAATCCAAGTGGAATGTTTTGGCGCAGCAAGTACCCATTGCTCAACGGGACACGACACCAGGCCCTGGCGGAACTTACAGCATGGATAAATGGGATGGTTATGTGGCTTCGCGCGATCGCCTGATGGCTTTCCTCGGACAGCGCAAGCCTTCTAACCCAGTATCCTTGGCAGGTGATGTGCATTCTCACTGGGCAATGAACCTGAAGGCTAACTTTGATCGGCCAGAATCTGCCACACTTGGCAGTGAATTTGTCTGTTCTTCAATTAGCTCTGGTGGCGATGGAGCAGATACTACCCCCGCAGTTGAAGCTTACTTACCCGATAACCCACACATTAAGTTCTTCAATGGTCAACGAGGATATGTTCGCTGTGCCCTGACTCCCACAACCTGGAAGTCAGATTATTTAGTTATGTCAAACGTCACAACCCCCAATGGCACGATTAGTAAACGGGCTTCATTTGTGGTTGAAAATGGCCGTCCAGAAATACAACAAGCCTAA